The following proteins are encoded in a genomic region of Amphiura filiformis chromosome 11, Afil_fr2py, whole genome shotgun sequence:
- the LOC140164448 gene encoding uncharacterized protein: MMDSDIARHEGKQHDSGYIILSVILAVVFVCAMGINALAGAGTDIGWFKNDTGDISDAYYLEITPNGWAFSIWGIIYTWLILGIILILISICIKNQSGPVYLNPPIISRLFLVFYILDMGFNIAWLFLWDRQYMPWALAVFLAYDFLLYAMLFDHHRRLDRHLKYMQENHRVSLVLNRVIIQNGVALHGTWITIATLINLGVVVTYTAGAPQPTASTISLAILTCEVLAYFVLENFIWEKYLRYTFSVWPVVIWALSAGIDGNWDPEKVNSIFSAVLLALATVFLITKIVLSVVRCRTSPL; the protein is encoded by the exons ATGATGGATTCTGACATTGCAAGACATGAGGGGAAACAGCATGATAGCGGGTACATCATCTTATCTGTAATTTTAGCTGTTGTATTCGTGTGTGCTATGGGCATTAATGCTTTAGCGGGCGCAGGGACTGATATAG GTTGGTTCAAGAATGATACGGGTGACATCTCAGATGCCTATTACCTGGAGATAACGCCAAATGGATGGGCCTTCTCTATATGGGGGATAATCTACACCTGGTTAATCCTAGGGATTATCCTAATCCTGATATCAATCTGTATTAAGAACCAATCCGGACCAGTCTATCTCAACCCACCCATAATCAGCAGGCTGTTTTTGGTTTTTTATATCCTTGACATGGGGTTTAACATCGCATGGTTGTTTCTCTGGGATCGACAATACATGCCATGGGCTTTGGCTGTGTTTTTGGCCTATGATTTTTTGCTTTATGCGATGTTGTTTGATCATCACCGAAGATTAGATCGTCATTTGAAATACATGCAGGAAAATCACAG AGTGAGTCTTGTTCTGAACCGTGTTATCATTCAAAATGGCGTCGCTTTACACGGGACATGGATCACCATAGCGACCCTAATAAACCTGGGTGTCGTCGTAACATACACTGCGGGTGCGCCTCAGCCAACAGCAAGCACAATCAGTCTCGCGATCCTTACATGCGAGGTTCTAGCCTATTTCGTTTTGGAGAATTTCATATGGGAGAAATATTTGCGTTATACATTCAGCGTTTGGCCTGTGGTGATTTGGGCATTAAGCGCGGGTATTGATGGCAACTGGGATCCAGAGAAAGTGAATTCCATCTTTAGTGCTGTGTTGTTGGCATTAGCTACTGTGTTTTTGATAACTAAAATTGTTTTGAGTGTTGTAAGATGTCGCACATCGCCTCTTTAG